A DNA window from Ignavibacteriales bacterium contains the following coding sequences:
- a CDS encoding ABC transporter permease subunit, whose translation MSTLRTVFEMTPFLLLFFAPAMTMRSISEEKKSGTLELLFTKPIKEYEIVAGKFLAAWALYFFTLMPTLLYYITITSIGDLDTGAVIGGYLGLMLVGAVFLAISIFGSSLTENQVVAFIVSLFIVFGLFMLDKVLFYLPTTIAMVLEYISIDYHFSNIARGVIDTRDLLYYLSMIGFSLYLATVVLQKRRWA comes from the coding sequence ATGTCGACACTCAGAACTGTCTTCGAAATGACACCGTTCCTATTATTGTTTTTTGCTCCAGCCATGACCATGCGCTCGATATCCGAGGAGAAAAAATCGGGCACGCTCGAGCTTTTATTCACTAAACCGATAAAAGAGTACGAAATTGTTGCCGGTAAATTTCTTGCGGCATGGGCGCTATACTTCTTTACACTGATGCCCACGCTTTTATATTATATCACAATAACATCGATCGGAGATTTAGATACCGGAGCGGTTATCGGAGGATATTTAGGATTGATGCTGGTTGGTGCGGTATTTCTTGCCATCAGTATTTTCGGTTCCTCGCTCACGGAAAATCAAGTCGTTGCGTTCATTGTAAGTCTGTTCATAGTGTTCGGACTTTTTATGCTGGATAAAGTTTTATTTTATTTGCCAACAACGATCGCGATGGTATTAGAATATATAAGTATCGATTATCATTTCTCTAATATAGCCCGGGGTGTTATTGATACTCGTGATCTGTTATACTATCTCTCAATGATCGGATTCTCGTTGTATCTGGCAACAGTTGTGTTGCAGAAACGCAGATGGGCATAA
- a CDS encoding Gldg family protein, producing the protein MSKRNVIFRLILLLGIIVLINIVGLRFFRRLDMTNLNIYTLSPASKELVKTLDDKFLVKAYFTSDLPPDYQNNRRDLRDLLDEYRAYAGGNFQYEFIDPGKKEELEQEAQRYGIPPVQVQVLKEDKLQIEKAYMGMVFLYGDKQERVPVIQSTLNMEYEISSAVKKMTSKELKKIGFLSGQGEPDLPKMSRLQEILAKQYEVTTVDLSNGKPIPSDIAALVMIAPTQPFKGWEKFLIDQYLMKGGKIAFFLNKVNASLQTQYGQPLNLNLDDMLESYGVRINTDLVRDISCAYVTVQQQAGYMVIQNQVPFYYLPRAAEFEKSSPIVKDLSSVVFYFASSIDTSMIRSKGLVPQVLVRTSNKSGRQENVFVISPTMQATKEMFSEKGIPLAVTVEGSFASAYGNKPIGVDSSFHGSLDSTNRLVTSKLSKIIVVGDGEFVQDQFSGGNKDNFLLVGNMIDWLADDIGLAAIRSRESGMKPLDEVSEGTKSWIKGINLAVPPFLIIVIGVVRWRMRIATRKKLEARGL; encoded by the coding sequence ATGAGCAAAAGAAACGTAATCTTCCGTCTGATACTCCTTCTAGGAATCATTGTTTTAATTAATATAGTCGGCTTGCGGTTTTTTAGACGACTCGACATGACCAACTTGAATATCTACACACTTTCACCGGCAAGCAAGGAATTGGTTAAAACTCTTGACGATAAATTTTTGGTGAAAGCTTACTTCACATCCGACTTACCTCCTGATTACCAGAACAACCGCCGTGACCTGCGAGATCTTTTGGATGAATACCGCGCTTATGCCGGCGGAAATTTTCAATATGAATTCATCGATCCGGGTAAAAAAGAAGAATTAGAACAAGAAGCACAACGATATGGAATTCCACCCGTTCAAGTACAAGTGCTGAAAGAAGATAAACTTCAAATTGAAAAAGCGTATATGGGAATGGTTTTCTTATACGGTGATAAACAGGAACGAGTGCCGGTCATCCAATCTACGCTTAACATGGAATATGAGATAAGTTCGGCGGTTAAAAAGATGACATCGAAAGAATTGAAGAAGATAGGTTTCTTGTCCGGACAGGGGGAACCCGATTTACCCAAGATGAGCCGACTCCAAGAAATTCTGGCAAAACAATATGAGGTTACAACCGTCGATTTAAGTAACGGTAAACCAATACCGAGTGACATTGCGGCGTTGGTGATGATTGCTCCTACGCAACCGTTTAAAGGTTGGGAAAAATTTCTTATCGATCAATATTTAATGAAGGGTGGTAAGATAGCATTCTTCCTGAATAAAGTGAATGCTTCTCTTCAAACTCAATATGGACAACCGCTCAATCTCAATCTCGATGACATGCTCGAATCGTACGGAGTGCGCATCAACACCGATCTTGTACGTGATATAAGTTGCGCGTATGTAACAGTTCAGCAGCAGGCAGGTTATATGGTGATTCAAAACCAGGTACCGTTCTATTATTTACCGCGTGCCGCTGAATTCGAAAAATCAAGTCCGATAGTAAAAGATTTAAGTTCGGTCGTGTTTTATTTTGCAAGCTCAATCGATACAAGCATGATACGTTCAAAAGGGCTCGTGCCACAAGTTCTGGTCAGAACATCCAATAAAAGCGGCAGACAGGAAAATGTTTTCGTTATAAGCCCAACTATGCAAGCGACAAAAGAAATGTTCTCGGAAAAAGGGATACCGCTCGCAGTTACAGTGGAAGGATCGTTCGCGAGCGCTTATGGCAACAAACCGATCGGGGTCGATTCAAGTTTCCACGGTTCGCTTGATTCAACAAACCGGCTGGTAACGAGTAAGTTATCGAAGATTATTGTTGTGGGCGATGGTGAGTTTGTTCAAGATCAATTCTCCGGTGGAAATAAAGATAATTTTCTGCTTGTAGGTAATATGATCGATTGGCTGGCTGACGACATCGGCCTTGCTGCCATCCGCTCGCGTGAAAGCGGTATGAAACCGTTGGATGAGGTCAGCGAAGGAACGAAATCGTGGATCAAAGGCATCAATCTCGCTGTTCCTCCATTTTTAATTATCGTCATCGGAGTTGTCCGGTGGCGGATGCGCATTGCAACACGGAAAAAATTAGAAGCACGCGGTTTGTGA
- a CDS encoding DUF4340 domain-containing protein, giving the protein MNKTTQILIAVLVILVVIVILILPSSGEREVSYDLPLAAVKIDSGAVVKIEIVQPKSSIMLENIGGKWEVTSPIHATADPVAIAQLLNGFSQFKIGSLISSNPEKQKLFQVDSSGTRLTFTNRNAKTTSLIIGKMGPSFSELYFRLPDSKEVYLGEGVDTWNVNKSVKDWRDKSIYRTMTESIKEITITTAAKEFLFNRESDGWHIGDRVIDNNELNPLLNTLSNLRADDFVDTVTDINSKPIIVSVNGADKISLSFYPVLPDSGKYFVRSARSPQLFIVNKWIVQQILQPTVKPIAGVKPSLETEIAVDKTPIKKEEVKSAEVSNPVIEKPKPVLAPAKQNIEASKETPKQVEKQIAPVTKEKESKPIVEPKKETPKAQVAAPKQELELKKQFEQPKTQQPPESDEEGELIVHTVAKGESMTTIAKKYSVTPEKIIKWNLLKSIAVKPGQELYIYVKK; this is encoded by the coding sequence ATGAATAAAACAACTCAAATTCTGATCGCAGTACTTGTAATTCTTGTTGTCATAGTGATTTTGATTTTGCCATCGTCAGGCGAACGTGAAGTAAGTTATGACCTTCCACTCGCTGCGGTAAAGATCGATTCGGGAGCTGTGGTTAAAATCGAAATTGTTCAACCTAAAAGCAGTATCATGTTGGAGAATATCGGTGGAAAATGGGAAGTTACCTCGCCGATTCATGCCACAGCCGATCCGGTTGCCATTGCGCAATTATTGAACGGTTTCTCACAATTTAAGATTGGCAGTCTGATTTCATCCAATCCTGAAAAGCAAAAATTATTTCAAGTCGATTCTTCCGGAACGCGATTGACATTCACCAATCGTAATGCAAAAACAACTAGTTTGATTATCGGGAAAATGGGTCCTTCATTTTCAGAATTATATTTCCGTCTTCCCGATTCAAAAGAAGTTTATCTCGGTGAAGGTGTGGACACATGGAACGTCAACAAGAGCGTGAAAGACTGGCGCGATAAATCAATATATCGAACCATGACTGAATCGATAAAAGAAATAACAATTACAACTGCCGCAAAAGAATTTCTTTTCAACCGTGAATCTGACGGTTGGCATATCGGTGATAGGGTTATCGATAATAATGAGTTGAATCCGCTTCTGAACACGCTTTCAAATTTGCGTGCCGACGATTTCGTCGACACAGTTACCGATATAAACTCGAAACCGATCATTGTTTCTGTTAACGGCGCGGATAAAATATCGCTTTCATTTTATCCTGTATTACCTGACTCCGGAAAATATTTCGTGCGCTCTGCGAGATCTCCTCAATTGTTCATTGTAAACAAATGGATAGTTCAGCAGATATTACAACCGACTGTCAAGCCGATTGCGGGCGTAAAACCATCACTTGAAACAGAAATCGCGGTTGACAAGACACCGATTAAGAAAGAAGAAGTGAAGTCTGCGGAAGTATCAAATCCTGTGATTGAAAAACCAAAACCTGTTCTAGCACCGGCAAAACAAAATATTGAAGCGTCGAAAGAAACACCCAAACAAGTTGAAAAGCAAATAGCTCCGGTTACAAAAGAGAAGGAATCAAAACCAATAGTTGAACCGAAGAAAGAAACTCCAAAGGCGCAAGTTGCTGCACCTAAGCAAGAACTGGAATTAAAAAAACAATTCGAGCAACCAAAAACTCAGCAACCGCCAGAATCGGATGAAGAAGGGGAGTTGATTGTTCATACAGTGGCTAAAGGCGAGTCGATGACGACGATCGCGAAGAAATACAGCGTTACACCTGAAAAAATTATCAAATGGAATCTTCTGAAATCAATAGCGGTAAAACCCGGTCAAGAATTATATATTTATGTGAAGAAGTAA